A part of Brassica rapa cultivar Chiifu-401-42 chromosome A05, CAAS_Brap_v3.01, whole genome shotgun sequence genomic DNA contains:
- the LOC103868612 gene encoding uncharacterized protein LOC103868612, whose translation MEWIGSRLRFSLCGDRVISQSQLLGSGGDSKEGEGARKRLKISVPHFDNSALVKTYSKSLIGRCMNPPEQDMQALIQNIPKIWKLEDRIVGTDLGFGKFQFDFQTEEQIEGVLKLQPYHFDYWMLALARWQPRKSQLFPAEIPFWVRVLGVPMEFRTRPTLESIGDSLGKTVSVDLEQLRVQVVVDAFQQLCFETTVDFKGGEYYEAEETLISLRYEKLFGYCPICASLCHTEANCPLAKPEVKMSPEKRRETREGNGGGGWHEGGKHEDKARSYKGVVINGNTGYQQKERDGRDYYGKGKGKMIEENDSKWVRVAEKGNKGSSNNRGNYRGNGEAYRQRVPRREDSRVIAQEGRSRGVSGPVGDQQLLRGTHTEVQERKVVEAQEEGEIKAVEVSNQQLPSQTFQEELAKTQATGTKVISDAMDAERGIQVIQGLVGNKPAINEDKIMEMDEIREVFLANGIDMDAVDDLQECSEREMEEAMRELDRAGEEDFQEDEALVLAEDDKVMAEDELEKKHGIRKRLLKPVEGTAVSTKMRIANALASPRKRTGAKTGTRQGEINKQLDTKGTSNPKPGLPRP comes from the exons ATGGAGTGGATAGGATCTCGATTGCGATTCTCTTTATGCGGAGATCGTGTGATTTCCCAG AGTCAACTTTTGGGATCCGGTGGGGACAGCAAGGAGGGTGAGGGGGCTCGGAAAAGGTTGAAGATCTCGGTGCCGCACTTTGACAATTCGGCTCTTGTCAAGACCTACTCAAAAAGTCTAATTGGAAGATGCATGAATCCACCAGAGCAGGATATGCAGGCACTGATACAGAACATTCCAAAAATCTGGAAGCTGGAGGATCGGATCGTGGGGACGGACTTGGGGTTTGGCAAATTCCAGTTCGATTTTCAGACGGAGGAACAGATTGAAGGGGTTCTGAAGCTACAACCTTATCACTTTGATTACTGGATGTTGGCTCTTGCAAGATGGCAACCGAGGAAGTCACAGCTGTTCCCGGCGGAGATTCCGTTTTGGGTGCGCGTTCTAGGAGTTCCCATGGAATTTAGGACACGTCCCACTTTGGAAAGCATTGGTGATTCTCTTGGAAAAACGGTCTCCGTAGATCTCGAGCAATTACGTGTTCAGGTGGTGGTGGATGCTTTTCAACAGCTCTGTTTTGAGACTACTGTGGATTTCAAGGGGGGAGAATATTATGAGGCGGAGGAAACTCTGATTTCTCTAAGATATGAAAAGCTATTTGGATATTGCCCTATCTGTGCTAGCTTGTGTCATACAGAAGCTAATTGTCCTCTTGCCAAGCCAGAGGTGAAGATGAGTCCAGAGAAGAGGAGGGAAACAAGAGAAGGtaatggggggggggggtggcATGAAGGAGGGAAGCATGAGGATAAGGCTCGGAGTTATAAAGGGGTTGTTATTAATGGGAACACGGGCTATCAGCAGAAGGAGAGAGATGGTCGGGACTATTATGGAAAAGGAAAAGGTAAAATGATTGAGGAGAATGATTCTAAATGGGTGCGGGTGGCTGAGAAAGGGAATAAAGGATCGTCTAACAACCGTGGCAACTATAGGGGAAATGGTGAGGCTTATAGGCAGCGAGTGCCACGCAGAGAGGACTCAAGAGTGATAGCTCAGGAGGGACGTTCTAGGGGTGTTTCAGGACCGGTTGGAGATCAACAACTGCTGCGAGGAACGCACACAGAGGTTCAGGAGAGAAAGGTTGTAGAGGCTCAGGAGGAGGGAGAAATAAAGGCTGTGGAGGTCTCCAATCAACAACTACCTTCACAAACTTTTCAAGAAGAGCTTGCAAAGACGCAAGCGACCGGAACAAAGGTCATATCGGACGCAATGGATGCGGAAAGAGGGATACAAGTGATTCAGGGCCTGGTAGGGAATAAGCCTGCTATCAATGAGGATAAGATTATGGAGATGGATGAGATAAGGGAGGTTTTTCTTGCAAATGGGATCGACATGGATGCCGTAGATGATCTACAAGAGTGCTCTGAAAGAGAGATGGAGGAAGCAATGCGAGAGCTGGACAGGGCAGGTGAAGAAGATTTTCAAGAGGACGAGGCACTGGTTCTTGCTGAGGATGATAAGGTGATGGCTGAAGATGAACTGGAAAAGAAACATGGAATACGTAAAAGGCTTTTAAAACCAGTGGAGGGGACTGCGGTCAGTACTAAGATGAGGATTGCTAATGCATTGGCTTCCCCACGCAAGCGCACTGGAGCTAAAACAGGAACACGCCAGGGGGAGATCAACAAGCAACTGGATACTAAGGGCACGTCAAACCCGAAGCCGGGACTACCAAGACCataa